One Helicoverpa zea isolate HzStark_Cry1AcR chromosome 11, ilHelZeax1.1, whole genome shotgun sequence genomic window carries:
- the LOC124634327 gene encoding probable prefoldin subunit 6, producing the protein MTEEIQRKMQKELELLSGIQKEYRKAVAQKQQLDSQLNENKAVKEELSLLKKDAEVYKLIGPVLVKQDPEEANQNVAKRMEYISKEIKRTDDHISALENKQEALQENLTKLKNDINKLKLKA; encoded by the coding sequence ATGACTGAGGAAATCCAAAGAAAAATGCAGAAAGAGCTGGAACTGTTGAGTGGTATACAAAAAGAATACCGTAAGGCGGTCGCTCAGAAACAACAATTAGATAGTCAGTTAAATGAAAATAAGGCTGTTAAAGAAGAATTATCACTATTGAAGAAAGATGCGGAAGTATACAAACTTATTGGGCCCGTGCTCGTGAAGCAGGACCCAGAAGAAGCTAATCAAAACGTCGCAAAGCGTATGGAGTACATCAGCAAAGAGATCAAAAGAACAGATGACCACATATCTGCGTTAGAAAACAAACAGGAAGCCCTTCAAGAAAACCTGACGAAGTTAAAgaatgatataaataaactcaAGTTAAAGGCTTAG
- the LOC124634329 gene encoding testin, with amino-acid sequence MSKFQDKKMSGSCVETPEAPAWLSKLESQREKLSKARLGHDSGAGAPCNSCGPSCPGLDLHFWRKVCRSCHCSKDVHDVQDDDLSGWAQFELLGTARPKKASLPLIKIRGVTDKPVKLDWVPPNASTELVSEYMSCLGSLAPVSGSEAARRRRAQLRTQLPPHDVAPDVRQHASDFEKSEHTEYITRIKDHVVGMGNVVRVGPLQNGDVFSVESSKTHSATKSYALPLKISNVSRGVKYNIVPKNASDKKLVLDTQGNVVSSAANLPDYKSSPILSRIVKDKLHVMRIESDRIKSAVEHGPVYDKLFKNLEDLNMPVTNDVYLQPIKLFREEYNNNAQFKDETTEFSSKSLGAQIMPDLWSNSNNNVMGTAKMLDSRIQKGTIFAPNGEIWSWKHEPVTPEHSGTLCSTKINPQYSTVTKPINQVEPQQTAPLREYLRSHSEDDLPPPPLPNYSTYPGAVPPPPVPDWNNQPVDNIHPVGENADYLALPQNYGEGTEQIIDQLADLSLSPAEVEFNRKLYNEGVPCQRCNKSMFAGEVAVKAERAGHEAIWHPQCFTCSKCNELLADLVYFFYKGEIYCARDLADVLEIPRCAGCDELIFTRPYTAAEGRAFHVQHFCCYHCDAPLGGKKYVPDDKTGLPICLQCYDQFYAERCRACSGVIGPEQQGVSWGNMHWHADCFICSGRMCGKSLLSGRFVVKQEMPFCSVPCVQSRIK; translated from the exons ATGTCTAAGTTTCAGgataaaaag ATGAGTGGCTCTTGTGTGGAGACTCCGGAAGCACCAGCTTGGCTGTCGAAGCTAGAAAGTCAGAGGGAAAAGTTAAGCAAAGCGCGACTTGGGCATGATAGTGGAGCCGGTGCGCCTTGCAACTCTTGCG GACCATCATGTCCTGGCCTAGACCTACACTTCTGGAGGAAGGTGTGCCGCTCCTGTCATTGCAGCAAAGATGTCCATGATGTACAAGATGATGACCTATCGGGATGGGCACAGTTTGAGCTTCTTGGCACTGCTAGGCCGAAAAAGGCTTCAT TACCACTGATAAAAATTCGAGGAGTAACAGACAAACCTGTGAAACTTGATTGGGTGCCTCCAAATGCATCTACAGAGTTG GTATCAGAGTATATGTCATGCCTGGGCTCCTTGGCCCCAGTATCCGGTTCGGAAGCGGCCCGGCGTCGTCGCGCTCAACTGCGGACGCAACTACCACCTCACGATGTCGCTCCAGATGTCAGACAACATGCCAGTGACTTTGAGAAGTCAGAACACACT GAATACATTACTCGCATCAAAGATCATGTCGTGGGTATGGGTAACGTCGTCAGAGTGGGACCTCTGCAAAATGGAGATGTCTTCTCAGTCGAAAGCAGCAAAACCCATTCCGCAACAAAATCCTATGCCTTGCCTCTTAAAATATCCAACGTATCTCGAGGAGTCAAATACAATATCGTGCCTAAAAATGCTTCCGACAAAAAGTTGGTCTTAGATACACAAGGAAATGTCGTGAGCAGTGCCGCTAATCTTCCAGATTACAAGTCCAGTCCTATACTGAGTCGTATCGTCAAAGACAAACTCCATGTGATGCGCATTGAATCGGACAGAATTAAGAGCGCAGTTGAACATGGTCCTGTTTACGATAAACTGTTTAAGAACTTGGAGGACTTGAACATGCCTGTTACTAATGACGTTTATCTGCAACCAATCAAGCTCTTCCGCGAAGAGTACAACAATAATGCTCAGTTCAAGGATGAAACCACTGAGTTCTCCAGCAAATCCCTTGGCGCCCAAATCATGCCAGACTTATGGTCTAACAGCAATAACAACGTAATGGGTACAGCTAAAATGCTAGATAGCAGAATACAGAAGGGCACTATATTTGCGCCGAATGGAGAGATTTGGAGCTGGAAACATGAACCTGTGACTCCTGAACACAGCGGTACTCTCTGCTCTACAAAGATCAATCCGCAGTACTCTACTGTCACTAAGCCTATAAATCAGGTGGAACCACAACAGACTGCGCCTCTGCGAGAGTACCTTAGAAGTCACTCCGAAGATGACCTCCCACCTCCACCTCTGCCAAACTATAGCACATATCCCGGTGCTGTCCCTCCACCACCAGTACCAGACTGGAACAACCAGCCTGTTGACAATATTCACCCTGTTGGAGAAAATGCCGATTATCTGGCACTCCCACAGAACTATGGTGAAGGTACTGAGCAGATTATTGACCAGCTTGCAGACTTGTCGCTCAGTCCTGCTGAGGTGGAGTTCAACAGGAAGCTGTACAATGAAGGAGTTCCCTGCCAGCGCTGTAATAAGTCGATGTTCGCGGGCGAAGTCGCGGTGAAGGCAGAGAGGGCTGGACACGAGGCCATCTGGCATCCTCAGTGCTTCACATGCAGCAAATGTAACGAGTTACTCGCCGATCTTGTGTACTTCTTCTACAAAGGCGAGATTTACTGCGCTAGAGATTTGGCCGATGTTTTGGAGATTCCCCGTTGCGCAGGATGTGACGAGCTGATATTTACCCGTCCGTATACAGCTGCGGAAGGAAGGGCGTTCCATGTACAACATTTCTGCTGTTATCACTGCGATGCTCCGCTTGGCGGGAAAAAGTACGTCCCCGATGATAAGACGGGTCTACCGATTTGTTTGCAATGTTATGACCAGTTCTATGCAGAGCGTTGTCGCGCTTGCAGTGGGGTCATAGGGCCGGAGCAGCAGGGAGTATCGTGGGGCAACATGCACTGGCACGCAGATTGCTTTATATGTTCAGGCCGTATGTGCGGAAAGAGCCTGTTAAGCGGACGCTTTGTCGTCAAACAAGAGATGCCATTTTGTAGCGTGCCATGTGTTCAGAGCAGAATTAAGTAA
- the LOC124634330 gene encoding ras-related C3 botulinum toxin substrate 1 isoform X2 has product MLISYTTDSFPGEYVPTVFDNYSAPMVVDGVAVSLGLWDTAGQEDYDRLRPLSYPQTDVFLICFSVTSPSSYENVTSKWYPEIKHHCPDAPIILVGTKIDLRDDRETLSLLSEQGMSPLKREQGQKLANKIRAVKYMECSALTQRGLKQVFDEAVRAVLRPEPQKRHQRKCLIM; this is encoded by the exons ATGTTAATATCGTACACTACAGACAGTTTTCCTGGGGAATATGTACCTACAGT ATTTGACAATTATTCAGCACCTATGGTTGTGGATGGAGTAGCAGTATCTCTAGGACTGTGGGATACTGCTGGCCAAGAAGACTATGACAGACTTAGACCATTAAGTTATCCACAAACAGATGTCTTCCTCATATGCTTCAGTGTAACAAG ccCATCATCTTATGAAAATGTGACTTCAAAGTGGTATCCTGAGATAAAGCATCACTGTCCTGATGCTCCCATAATATTGGTTG GTACAAAGATTGATTTGAGGGATGATCGTGAGACCCTCAGTTTGCTGTCGGAACAAGGAATGTCGCCTTTGAAAAGGGAACAAGGTCAGAAGCTGGCCAACAAAATTAGAGCCGTTAAATATATGGAATGCTCTGCATTGACTCAGCGTGGACTCAAACAA GTGTTTGATGAAGCTGTGCGCGCAGTATTAAGACCTGAACCGCAGAAGAGACATCAGCGGAagtgtttaattatgtaa
- the LOC124634330 gene encoding ras-related C3 botulinum toxin substrate 1 isoform X1: MSSGRPIKCVVVGDGTVGKTCMLISYTTDSFPGEYVPTVFDNYSAPMVVDGVAVSLGLWDTAGQEDYDRLRPLSYPQTDVFLICFSVTSPSSYENVTSKWYPEIKHHCPDAPIILVGTKIDLRDDRETLSLLSEQGMSPLKREQGQKLANKIRAVKYMECSALTQRGLKQVFDEAVRAVLRPEPQKRHQRKCLIM; the protein is encoded by the exons ATGTCATCAGGAAGGCCGATCAAATGTGTGGTCGTCGGAGATGGTACTGTCGGTAAAACTTGTATGTTAATATCGTACACTACAGACAGTTTTCCTGGGGAATATGTACCTACAGT ATTTGACAATTATTCAGCACCTATGGTTGTGGATGGAGTAGCAGTATCTCTAGGACTGTGGGATACTGCTGGCCAAGAAGACTATGACAGACTTAGACCATTAAGTTATCCACAAACAGATGTCTTCCTCATATGCTTCAGTGTAACAAG ccCATCATCTTATGAAAATGTGACTTCAAAGTGGTATCCTGAGATAAAGCATCACTGTCCTGATGCTCCCATAATATTGGTTG GTACAAAGATTGATTTGAGGGATGATCGTGAGACCCTCAGTTTGCTGTCGGAACAAGGAATGTCGCCTTTGAAAAGGGAACAAGGTCAGAAGCTGGCCAACAAAATTAGAGCCGTTAAATATATGGAATGCTCTGCATTGACTCAGCGTGGACTCAAACAA GTGTTTGATGAAGCTGTGCGCGCAGTATTAAGACCTGAACCGCAGAAGAGACATCAGCGGAagtgtttaattatgtaa